In Treponema primitia ZAS-2, a genomic segment contains:
- a CDS encoding endonuclease/exonuclease/phosphatase family protein gives MYFQLFKRVRCVWAVCILVALSAGCSLTSPSENGGTGPVPGNLRIVTWNVQALFDGNQAGTEYDEYLNEAGWGSDKFSARVSALSRAIASIDGGPPDILALEEIENSQCLDALAKGELSKYGYGWTYFSKNKGSSLGLGVLSRYPFTETRVHGITWDQQTAPRPVLELWLRPQDTPLVLFVCHWKSKLGGDDQTETLRRASARVILRRIVEIRRDYPKIPGVIMGDLNENHDEFYRRDGKVLSALMPDAPEAAEYARGTSLHVARGTSLQVARGTSLQVAGLYAGSSPTEVGPAKAGTGSTAESTGDFLIISGEKPPSAANFDGLAFYSPWGQELLNGSYYYKNNWETIDHFLLTEQFFDQAGWDFSFCRVLDQEPFVNAKGVPSSYSPRTGQGLSDHLPLMLVLSKQ, from the coding sequence ATGTATTTTCAATTATTTAAACGCGTCCGGTGTGTATGGGCGGTATGTATTCTCGTTGCACTGAGTGCCGGGTGCAGTCTTACCTCACCATCGGAAAACGGCGGCACCGGTCCTGTCCCGGGGAATCTGCGGATAGTTACCTGGAATGTACAGGCCTTGTTTGACGGGAATCAGGCCGGGACCGAGTACGATGAATACCTTAACGAGGCCGGCTGGGGATCGGACAAATTTTCTGCCCGGGTAAGCGCCTTGTCCCGGGCAATAGCCAGCATTGACGGGGGGCCGCCGGATATCCTGGCTCTGGAGGAAATAGAAAATTCCCAGTGCCTGGATGCCCTTGCCAAGGGGGAGCTTTCAAAGTACGGCTACGGCTGGACCTATTTCTCCAAGAACAAAGGCTCCTCTCTGGGGCTGGGGGTTTTGAGCCGCTATCCCTTCACGGAGACCCGGGTCCACGGGATCACCTGGGACCAGCAAACTGCCCCCAGGCCGGTACTGGAACTTTGGCTGCGACCCCAGGACACCCCCCTGGTTCTCTTTGTATGCCACTGGAAATCCAAGCTGGGCGGGGATGATCAGACCGAAACCCTGCGCCGGGCATCCGCCCGGGTTATACTCCGGCGTATTGTGGAGATCCGGCGGGATTATCCCAAGATACCTGGGGTCATTATGGGGGATCTGAACGAAAACCACGACGAATTCTACCGCAGGGACGGCAAAGTATTGAGCGCCCTCATGCCCGATGCTCCGGAGGCTGCCGAATATGCGCGGGGAACTTCGTTGCACGTGGCGCGGGGAACTTCGTTGCAAGTAGCGCGGGGAACTTCGTTGCAAGTGGCCGGTCTATATGCAGGAAGCTCGCCGACTGAAGTCGGGCCGGCTAAAGCCGGAACTGGAAGTACTGCGGAAAGTACCGGGGACTTCCTCATCATCAGCGGGGAAAAGCCGCCGTCCGCGGCAAACTTTGATGGTCTTGCCTTTTACTCGCCCTGGGGCCAGGAGCTGCTGAACGGTTCCTATTACTATAAAAACAACTGGGAGACCATTGATCATTTTCTGCTGACAGAGCAGTTTTTTGATCAAGCCGGCTGGGACTTCAGTTTTTGCCGGGTGCTGGACCAGGAGCCCTTTGTCAATGCCAAGGGGGTTCCAAGTTCCTATAGCCCCCGGACAGGCCAGGGCTTAAGCGATCACCTGCCCCTGATGCTGGTATTGAGCAAGCAGTAG
- the vapB gene encoding type II toxin-antitoxin system antitoxin VapB, whose translation MHAPVKPKSEVSPKGLQTARLFINGRSQAVRLPKEYQFKGENVYIQKVGDAVMLFPVDKGWETFLHGLNGFSEDFMSEGRYQGADQEREEL comes from the coding sequence ATGCATGCACCGGTTAAACCTAAATCAGAAGTAAGCCCTAAGGGTTTGCAAACAGCGCGTTTGTTTATAAATGGCAGGAGCCAAGCTGTAAGACTCCCTAAAGAATATCAGTTTAAAGGTGAAAATGTATATATTCAGAAGGTAGGGGACGCTGTCATGCTATTTCCTGTTGATAAGGGATGGGAAACATTTTTACATGGGCTTAATGGATTTTCTGAAGATTTTATGAGCGAAGGAAGATATCAGGGCGCAGATCAGGAAAGAGAAGAGTTATAA
- a CDS encoding NUDIX hydrolase yields the protein MENDNGPAAHLIWKETGRQEVYRCKVLSIRDTTCLSPEGETAVFSVIDAPDWAIVIPVIETEGGREFVMVRQWRHGSQELSLEFPGGGFEPGENALEAAARELQEETAYAPGKIRKIGEFSPNPALMSNRVHFFLAEDLKPLESQDLDKDEFVDVELVSAAEVFQGLGRPPYMHALMASAYTLYLQATGHRIGS from the coding sequence ATGGAAAACGACAATGGGCCAGCGGCCCACCTTATTTGGAAAGAAACAGGACGGCAGGAGGTTTACCGCTGCAAGGTTCTTTCAATCCGGGATACCACCTGCCTTTCCCCGGAGGGCGAAACCGCCGTATTTTCGGTTATTGATGCCCCGGATTGGGCTATCGTGATACCGGTAATCGAAACCGAGGGGGGTCGGGAATTTGTCATGGTCAGGCAGTGGCGTCATGGATCACAGGAGCTAAGCCTGGAATTTCCCGGCGGGGGGTTTGAACCCGGGGAAAATGCCCTGGAAGCCGCCGCCCGGGAACTGCAGGAGGAAACCGCCTATGCACCAGGAAAAATCCGCAAGATCGGGGAATTCAGCCCGAATCCGGCGCTTATGTCCAACCGGGTCCACTTCTTTTTAGCCGAAGATTTAAAGCCCCTGGAAAGCCAGGATCTGGATAAGGATGAATTTGTTGACGTAGAACTGGTAAGCGCCGCTGAGGTATTCCAAGGCCTGGGGCGTCCACCCTATATGCACGCCCTCATGGCCTCGGCTTATACCCTTTACTTACAGGCCACAGGTCACCGGATAGGTTCGTAG
- a CDS encoding YgiQ family radical SAM protein: MGSKILGRPENSRFLPVNSKEMKGRGWESCDFIFISGDAYVDHPSFAVALVSRYLEAQGFRVGVIPQPDWKTPESYTVLGRPRLGFLVGPGAMDSMMAHYTAARKPRSEDAYSPGGKAGFRPDRATLKYVECIRAAYKDIPVIIGGIEASLRRFAHYDYWSDTVRRSILLDSKADILVYGMGERPILEIARRLQKGEPVSTIRDVRGTCVRSHGQPPEIAACVRLPDYEAVKGADPGSLRAYAEHFMLQKLQGDPQTAKPLAEKSDGDRWVIQNPPAFPLIAPELDSIYELPYQRRAHPMYDAAGGIPGLKEVQFSLVSSRGCFGGCSFCAITSHQGRAISSRSRESLVREAETLARHRDFKGYIHDVGGPTANFYRAPCKRQAKGGFCPEKECLYPKPCPQLKADHRPYIETLTALRNIDTVKKVFIRSGIRFDYLELDTQSGQEFLETLCKYHVSGQLKVAPEHITPGVLAAMGKGKAETYEKFREDYAETNRRLGLKQYLIPYFISSHPGSSLADAVELALFMKKSHFVPDQVQDFYPSPGTLSTVMYHTGLDPRTMESISVPRGEREKRLQRALLQFNHAEQKALVLEALRMAGREDLIGNGAECLVRK, from the coding sequence TTGGGGTCTAAAATCCTCGGCAGGCCTGAAAATTCCCGGTTTCTCCCTGTAAATTCCAAAGAAATGAAGGGGCGGGGCTGGGAATCCTGTGATTTTATCTTCATTTCCGGCGACGCCTATGTGGATCATCCCTCATTTGCCGTTGCTCTTGTCTCACGCTACCTTGAAGCCCAGGGTTTCCGGGTTGGTGTTATACCTCAGCCGGACTGGAAAACCCCCGAATCCTACACCGTCTTAGGCCGTCCCAGGCTGGGATTTCTTGTCGGCCCAGGCGCCATGGACTCCATGATGGCCCACTACACTGCCGCCCGGAAGCCCCGCTCCGAAGACGCCTATTCTCCCGGCGGCAAAGCAGGTTTCCGCCCTGACCGGGCTACCCTGAAATACGTAGAATGCATCCGGGCTGCTTATAAGGACATACCGGTGATCATCGGGGGTATCGAGGCCAGTCTCCGTCGTTTTGCCCACTACGATTATTGGTCCGATACGGTGCGCCGCTCAATACTGCTGGATTCCAAGGCAGACATCCTGGTCTACGGCATGGGGGAGCGGCCGATCCTAGAGATTGCCCGGCGCCTCCAAAAGGGGGAGCCGGTTTCCACCATCCGGGATGTCCGGGGTACCTGCGTCCGTTCCCACGGCCAGCCGCCGGAGATAGCCGCTTGCGTGCGGCTCCCGGACTACGAGGCGGTTAAGGGCGCCGATCCCGGGTCTTTGCGGGCCTATGCGGAACACTTCATGCTGCAAAAGCTCCAGGGGGATCCTCAAACCGCAAAGCCCCTGGCGGAGAAATCCGATGGGGACCGCTGGGTGATCCAGAATCCCCCGGCCTTTCCCCTTATTGCCCCTGAACTGGATAGCATTTACGAACTTCCCTATCAGCGCCGGGCTCACCCCATGTACGATGCAGCCGGGGGTATCCCTGGCCTGAAAGAGGTGCAGTTTTCCCTGGTCTCAAGCCGGGGCTGTTTCGGGGGCTGTTCATTCTGCGCCATCACTTCCCACCAGGGCCGGGCCATAAGTTCCCGAAGCCGGGAAAGCCTGGTCCGGGAAGCGGAAACCCTGGCCCGTCACCGGGACTTTAAGGGCTATATCCACGATGTGGGAGGGCCCACGGCCAACTTTTACCGTGCCCCCTGTAAGCGACAGGCTAAGGGCGGGTTCTGCCCGGAAAAAGAGTGCCTTTACCCCAAGCCCTGCCCCCAGCTAAAGGCGGATCACCGGCCCTATATCGAAACCCTGACTGCCCTGCGGAATATTGACACCGTTAAAAAAGTGTTTATCCGATCCGGCATCCGCTTTGACTATCTGGAACTGGATACACAGTCGGGGCAGGAATTCCTGGAAACCCTCTGCAAGTACCATGTCAGCGGACAGCTCAAAGTTGCACCGGAACATATAACGCCTGGGGTACTGGCCGCTATGGGGAAAGGAAAAGCTGAAACCTACGAAAAATTCCGGGAAGACTATGCAGAAACAAATCGGCGGCTGGGGCTGAAGCAGTACCTGATCCCCTACTTTATTTCCAGCCACCCCGGCTCAAGCCTGGCGGACGCTGTGGAGCTGGCCCTGTTTATGAAAAAGAGCCACTTTGTGCCGGACCAGGTCCAGGATTTCTACCCAAGCCCGGGAACATTGTCTACAGTGATGTACCATACCGGCCTGGACCCCCGGACCATGGAAAGTATTTCTGTGCCCCGGGGTGAACGGGAGAAACGGCTTCAGCGGGCCCTATTGCAGTTCAACCATGCTGAGCAGAAAGCCCTGGTATTGGAAGCGCTACGTATGGCGGGCCGGGAGGACCTGATAGGGAACGGGGCCGAATGTTTGGTGAGAAAATGA
- the ndk gene encoding nucleoside-diphosphate kinase, with the protein MEKTFVMLKPGVLQRRIVGEVLSRFERKGLKLIALKLLQMDTAMVEAHYAEHKGKDFYEKLLAYTLSGPVVAMILEGEDGIAAVRRLVGPTDTRESLPGTIRGDYAYRTRLNIVHASDSPASAAREIALFFKPEEIIEWEDGNAQWY; encoded by the coding sequence ATGGAAAAGACCTTTGTTATGCTAAAACCCGGGGTCCTGCAGCGGCGGATTGTGGGGGAAGTATTGAGCCGCTTTGAACGGAAGGGGCTTAAGCTTATTGCCCTGAAGCTGCTACAAATGGATACCGCCATGGTAGAGGCCCATTATGCCGAGCATAAGGGGAAGGATTTTTACGAAAAGCTCCTGGCCTATACCCTCTCAGGGCCCGTGGTGGCCATGATTTTGGAGGGGGAGGATGGGATTGCCGCAGTACGCCGCCTGGTGGGGCCCACTGATACCCGGGAATCCCTGCCCGGAACCATCCGGGGGGATTACGCCTACCGGACCAGGCTCAATATTGTCCACGCCTCAGATTCCCCGGCCAGCGCGGCACGGGAAATAGCCCTGTTTTTCAAGCCCGAAGAGATTATTGAATGGGAGGATGGCAATGCCCAGTGGTATTAA
- the vapC gene encoding type II toxin-antitoxin system tRNA(fMet)-specific endonuclease VapC yields the protein MYMLDTNICIYIIKKKNPNVLKKLKSRWKKGLAISTITLAELEFGNENSMYKEKNQIALIEFLSIIDIKSFDEKATKEYGIIKKGLKDRQCLIGPLDMLIGAHAKSLGMTLVTNNTKEFERIKNLKVENWV from the coding sequence ATGTACATGCTTGATACAAATATATGTATATATATTATCAAGAAGAAAAATCCCAATGTATTGAAAAAATTAAAATCAAGATGGAAAAAGGGCCTGGCAATTTCGACAATAACATTGGCTGAATTGGAATTTGGTAATGAAAATAGTATGTATAAAGAAAAGAATCAAATTGCCTTAATCGAATTTTTGTCAATAATAGATATAAAAAGTTTTGATGAAAAGGCAACGAAAGAATATGGAATAATAAAGAAGGGCTTAAAAGACAGGCAATGTTTAATAGGGCCGCTAGACATGTTAATAGGAGCCCATGCAAAATCACTGGGTATGACATTGGTGACAAATAACACAAAAGAATTTGAAAGGATAAAGAATTTAAAGGTAGAAAATTGGGTATAA
- a CDS encoding ATP-dependent 6-phosphofructokinase: MSESLDFTIEELGNRNIHSPIAMSKTYGDLIANYVRDDEFVVIKPQVSLGEQPPLKRSDVLELAGPREMIYFTPHHVHAGIVSCGGLCPGINDVIRAIVRCLVRYGVTRISGIRFGYKGFLPEYHFDVIPLDQKNVDDIHKLGGTFLGSARGGGKEVEKIVDAMEQLNMNVLFTIGGDGTQRGSLDIANEIEKRGLKIATVGIPKTVDNDFSFIERSFGFDTAVSKAVDVVTAAHMEAVSAINGIGLVKVMGRESGFIAVHTALASHEVNFVLIPEVPFDLEGPNGFFHHLEMRLQRRNHAVIVIAEGALQDQLIKEVKTDAGGNVKMEDVGSYMRDQIQKYFSDKKIEINLKYIDPSYIIRSAPASPVDSIYCERLGNAAAHAAMAGKNKCIIGLVNGEFVHLPTKVAVSQRNHVDPEGSLWRDCQDATQQPVIMLNNYQSEGFTAEYNFS; the protein is encoded by the coding sequence ATGAGTGAAAGTCTTGATTTCACAATTGAAGAGCTTGGAAACCGTAATATCCATTCACCTATCGCTATGTCCAAGACTTACGGTGATTTAATCGCGAATTATGTGCGGGACGACGAGTTTGTCGTGATTAAACCCCAGGTAAGCCTGGGGGAACAGCCGCCCCTTAAACGAAGCGATGTCCTGGAATTAGCCGGGCCCCGGGAAATGATCTACTTTACCCCCCACCACGTGCATGCGGGGATTGTAAGCTGCGGCGGCCTCTGCCCGGGGATCAACGACGTCATCCGGGCCATTGTGCGCTGCCTGGTCCGCTACGGGGTAACCCGGATTTCCGGCATCCGCTTCGGGTATAAGGGCTTCCTGCCCGAGTACCACTTCGATGTCATTCCCCTGGACCAAAAGAACGTGGATGATATCCACAAGCTGGGTGGTACCTTTCTGGGGAGCGCCCGGGGTGGCGGCAAAGAAGTCGAAAAAATTGTGGATGCCATGGAACAGCTCAACATGAACGTGCTCTTTACCATAGGCGGGGATGGAACCCAGCGGGGATCCCTGGATATTGCCAATGAAATTGAAAAGCGGGGGCTCAAGATAGCCACTGTGGGTATCCCCAAAACGGTGGATAACGACTTTTCCTTTATAGAACGTTCATTCGGTTTCGACACTGCGGTCTCCAAGGCGGTAGATGTGGTAACCGCCGCCCACATGGAGGCTGTTTCTGCGATCAACGGTATAGGCCTGGTAAAGGTTATGGGTCGGGAATCGGGCTTTATCGCCGTGCATACCGCCCTGGCCAGCCATGAAGTAAATTTCGTGCTCATCCCTGAAGTACCCTTTGACCTGGAAGGTCCCAATGGCTTCTTCCATCACCTGGAAATGCGCCTGCAACGGCGAAACCACGCGGTGATCGTCATCGCCGAAGGTGCCCTGCAGGATCAGCTGATAAAGGAAGTCAAAACCGATGCAGGTGGAAACGTTAAGATGGAAGATGTGGGCTCCTATATGCGGGATCAGATACAAAAATATTTCAGCGACAAAAAAATCGAAATCAACCTAAAGTACATCGATCCCAGCTACATTATCCGTTCAGCCCCTGCCTCACCGGTAGATTCCATCTACTGCGAACGGCTAGGCAATGCCGCTGCCCACGCAGCCATGGCGGGAAAAAACAAGTGCATCATCGGCCTGGTAAACGGCGAATTTGTGCACCTCCCCACCAAGGTTGCTGTTTCCCAGCGCAACCATGTGGACCCCGAGGGCAGCCTCTGGCGGGATTGCCAGGATGCGACCCAGCAGCCGGTGATCATGCTAAACAATTACCAAAGCGAAGGCTTTACCGCCGAATATAATTTTAGCTAA
- a CDS encoding LysM peptidoglycan-binding domain-containing protein has translation MKRRLLFGLIILFVCGTSLVFSQPIPGNLQNNRYYLESVRLTKLAQESYEYGDYDASANYAAEALRYAQLSDEYVALQLKIRETEDAITAAKSRIDWADSIGVSQTYPDEYGVAEQAYSEALSFRQGEEWDEAIAAAYRAVDALAFVSGAPVLVGGKPELPARYTVRPWAVSRDCLWNIAGRPWAYGDPHKWRLIYNANKAKFPNPDNPNVIEPGMVLDIPSLQGERREGTWDPNKAYEPIR, from the coding sequence ATGAAACGGAGATTGCTTTTTGGATTGATAATACTATTCGTTTGCGGAACCAGCCTGGTATTTTCCCAGCCGATTCCCGGTAATTTGCAGAATAACCGGTACTATCTGGAGAGTGTACGGCTCACTAAACTGGCCCAGGAAAGTTACGAGTACGGCGATTACGATGCCTCCGCTAATTACGCAGCCGAGGCGCTCCGTTATGCCCAGCTGTCCGATGAATACGTGGCACTACAGTTGAAAATCAGGGAGACCGAGGACGCCATTACTGCGGCTAAAAGCCGTATTGATTGGGCGGATTCCATTGGCGTTTCACAGACCTATCCGGATGAATACGGCGTTGCGGAGCAGGCATATAGCGAGGCCCTTTCTTTCCGTCAAGGTGAAGAATGGGATGAAGCCATTGCTGCGGCCTACCGGGCGGTAGACGCCTTGGCCTTTGTTTCGGGAGCGCCGGTTTTAGTCGGCGGCAAGCCGGAATTGCCCGCCCGGTATACGGTGCGTCCCTGGGCAGTTTCCCGGGACTGCCTCTGGAATATCGCCGGACGGCCCTGGGCCTACGGGGATCCCCATAAGTGGCGTTTGATTTACAATGCGAACAAGGCAAAATTTCCCAACCCGGATAACCCAAATGTGATTGAGCCGGGGATGGTACTGGATATTCCCAGCCTCCAGGGTGAGCGCCGGGAAGGAACCTGGGACCCGAATAAGGCCTACGAACCTATCCGGTGA
- a CDS encoding cytidylate kinase family protein — translation MAIITISRQLAALGDETATELAKLLGYRFVDKLKLEERIKSFGIVGTKLEKYDERKPSFFASLSQDRDDYLHFLKTAMLAEASEGSCVFIGRGAAAVFKNIPGVLSVFLVAPTEIRYERVKSYFHCDEKRARQIIEQSDHDRFGFHRYFFDIDWREGSNYHLTLNMGNLHPALAAKIIKDLRDHIISQETEAQNEARLKEMILGQQAIHHILYERELAIHFLEAAVSGGELTLFGVASSQVLIENALNAAREVPGISVVRSDIQVVQEFNIVP, via the coding sequence ATGGCAATCATTACAATTTCCCGTCAATTGGCAGCTCTGGGTGATGAGACGGCTACTGAATTGGCAAAACTGCTGGGCTATCGTTTTGTTGACAAGCTCAAGTTGGAGGAACGGATCAAATCCTTTGGGATTGTGGGAACCAAGCTTGAAAAATACGATGAACGGAAACCGTCGTTTTTTGCTTCCCTATCCCAGGACCGGGACGATTATCTCCACTTTCTGAAAACGGCTATGCTTGCCGAAGCATCCGAAGGGAGCTGCGTTTTTATCGGCCGGGGGGCCGCTGCAGTGTTTAAGAATATTCCTGGGGTTCTTTCTGTATTCCTGGTAGCGCCCACGGAGATACGCTATGAGCGGGTGAAGAGCTATTTCCACTGCGACGAAAAACGGGCCAGGCAGATCATTGAACAGAGCGATCATGATCGCTTCGGGTTCCACCGGTATTTTTTTGATATTGACTGGCGGGAAGGCTCCAATTATCACCTGACCTTGAATATGGGGAATCTGCACCCAGCCCTGGCAGCGAAGATCATCAAGGACCTTCGGGATCACATTATTAGCCAGGAGACGGAAGCCCAGAACGAGGCACGTCTCAAGGAGATGATCCTGGGCCAGCAGGCCATTCATCATATTCTGTATGAAAGGGAGCTGGCCATCCACTTCCTGGAAGCGGCGGTCTCCGGCGGGGAGCTTACCCTTTTCGGGGTGGCCAGTTCGCAGGTTCTTATAGAAAATGCGCTTAACGCCGCCAGAGAGGTTCCCGGAATTTCCGTTGTCCGTTCAGACATTCAGGTTGTTCAGGAATTCAACATAGTACCTTAA
- a CDS encoding NifU family protein: protein MLEEQVKLALDNVRPSLQNDGGDVEFVSLSDDGTVSLKLTGACGSCPMAQMTLKMGIENYLKKEIPEVKAVVGV, encoded by the coding sequence ATGCTCGAAGAACAAGTTAAGCTCGCCCTGGACAATGTCCGCCCTTCCCTCCAGAATGACGGTGGGGATGTGGAATTTGTGTCCCTTTCCGATGATGGGACCGTTTCCCTGAAGCTGACCGGAGCCTGCGGTTCCTGCCCTATGGCCCAGATGACCCTTAAAATGGGGATTGAAAACTACCTAAAGAAGGAAATCCCCGAAGTTAAGGCGGTCGTTGGGGTCTAA
- a CDS encoding M3 family oligoendopeptidase, translating to MPSGIKTGDAQTEALPKWDLTTIYPSFDSPEYRRDLELLKGKIAAFLQLLGTPLPESGIAAALLALIGVYEEAGNLNENLSAYAEAIYTADTRDSRALAEINAIDAAALPLGKGAVIFRNRLAEAKDRVLKALDTEPALKPFDFFIRESLEKAAYQMSPELEDLANDLARSGGDAWGRLQEAVSSTATALWDRDTGERKTVIALRDLAHSPDRKVRERAYRAELEAWASMKIPLASSLNGVKGSSLTVGKRRGWKSILQKSAFQSRVSEKALGALIVAMEGSLPVFRRYLKTKASLLGLKSCAGNCVASCAFYDLFAPVGGITKKWTWTGATEFIIEQFGAFDPDMGAFARRAVDSSWIDALGREGKIGGAYCTDFPLAGHPGELPRGESRILCNFEGSFDSVFTVAHELGHAWHHELIKDLNRFQAAYPMTLAETASIFAETIIFEGALGNATDDHERVGLIEGNLKDCCQVIVDILSRFYFEQALFEQRENRELPAEELCALMIDAQKKTYGDGLDPEQLHPYMWAVKSHYYNPGLAFYNYPYAFGQLFSLGLFARAKKEGQGLAGGKTGFASGYRKMLRLTGQASAVDVAKSAGFDIEDGAFWQGGIALIAERVEEFVKLAKTL from the coding sequence ATGCCCAGTGGTATTAAAACCGGAGATGCCCAAACGGAAGCCCTCCCAAAGTGGGACCTTACAACGATTTACCCCTCCTTTGACTCACCGGAATATCGGCGGGACTTGGAACTGCTGAAGGGGAAGATCGCAGCTTTTTTGCAATTGCTGGGAACGCCCCTGCCCGAATCGGGGATTGCGGCGGCCCTGCTTGCCCTGATAGGGGTCTATGAGGAGGCGGGGAACCTGAACGAGAACCTTTCCGCCTATGCGGAGGCGATCTACACCGCCGATACCCGGGATAGCCGGGCTCTGGCGGAGATAAATGCCATTGATGCGGCGGCCCTGCCTTTGGGGAAGGGGGCGGTGATTTTTCGGAACCGCCTTGCGGAGGCTAAGGATAGGGTTTTGAAGGCCCTGGATACGGAGCCGGCTCTGAAACCCTTTGATTTTTTTATTCGGGAGAGCCTGGAAAAAGCCGCCTACCAGATGAGCCCTGAACTGGAGGATCTGGCCAATGATCTTGCCCGGTCCGGGGGAGATGCCTGGGGCCGGCTCCAGGAGGCGGTTTCCTCCACCGCAACGGCTTTGTGGGACCGGGACACCGGGGAGCGAAAGACCGTGATAGCCCTGCGGGACCTGGCCCACAGCCCGGACCGGAAAGTGCGGGAACGGGCTTACCGGGCAGAGCTTGAAGCCTGGGCTTCCATGAAAATACCCTTAGCTTCATCCTTGAACGGCGTTAAGGGCAGCTCCCTGACTGTGGGTAAACGGCGGGGATGGAAATCGATACTGCAAAAATCAGCCTTCCAGTCCCGGGTGAGCGAAAAGGCCCTGGGTGCGCTTATCGTCGCCATGGAAGGGTCCCTCCCGGTTTTCCGGCGCTACCTTAAAACCAAGGCTTCCCTGCTGGGGCTCAAGTCCTGCGCGGGGAACTGCGTTGCAAGTTGTGCTTTCTACGACCTTTTTGCCCCAGTCGGAGGTATTACCAAAAAGTGGACCTGGACCGGGGCAACGGAATTTATCATTGAACAATTCGGCGCCTTTGACCCGGATATGGGGGCCTTTGCCCGGCGGGCGGTCGATTCGTCCTGGATAGACGCCCTGGGCCGGGAGGGCAAGATCGGCGGGGCCTACTGTACCGATTTTCCCCTGGCAGGCCACCCCGGTGAATTGCCCCGGGGCGAATCCCGGATACTTTGCAACTTCGAGGGGTCCTTCGACTCGGTCTTTACGGTGGCCCACGAATTGGGCCATGCCTGGCACCACGAGCTGATCAAGGATCTAAACCGCTTTCAGGCGGCCTATCCCATGACCCTGGCTGAGACCGCCAGCATCTTTGCTGAGACCATCATCTTTGAGGGCGCCCTGGGCAACGCTACTGATGATCATGAACGGGTCGGGCTTATTGAGGGGAACCTCAAGGACTGCTGTCAGGTAATCGTGGACATACTTTCCCGGTTCTACTTTGAGCAGGCCCTCTTTGAGCAGCGGGAAAACCGTGAATTGCCGGCGGAGGAACTTTGCGCCCTGATGATCGATGCCCAGAAAAAGACTTATGGTGACGGACTGGACCCGGAGCAGCTCCACCCCTATATGTGGGCGGTAAAAAGCCACTATTACAATCCAGGCCTGGCGTTTTACAATTACCCCTACGCTTTTGGGCAGCTTTTTTCCCTGGGTCTTTTTGCCCGGGCAAAGAAAGAAGGCCAGGGATTAGCCGGGGGCAAGACGGGTTTTGCCTCCGGGTACCGGAAGATGCTGAGGCTCACCGGGCAGGCTTCCGCCGTGGATGTGGCCAAGTCTGCGGGCTTCGACATTGAGGATGGCGCTTTCTGGCAGGGGGGCATTGCCCTTATTGCGGAACGGGTGGAGGAATTTGTAAAACTTGCAAAAACTCTTTAA
- a CDS encoding TrmH family RNA methyltransferase, which yields MRNRLTNELAVCGFNAVSALGEVHPERINRLFLREDRLPAFTKLCKQLAEWKRPYKICEDEELERVCKSTRHQGIVAMIEEIPVEPLSQEDLDAWAREGKTGVILFSVGNDHNLGAIVRSAAFFDVPYVVISDTDEAAQLTTSAYRVAEGGMEHVEFRKLRNVPFFLKSAGKSMVIIGADHRARLRVRDLDRVIREKAAALGERPGIALVVGNEETGLPSEIKERCSALVRIPGTGAIESLNVAQAATLFFHEIYERC from the coding sequence ATGCGTAACAGACTGACCAATGAGCTGGCGGTCTGCGGGTTTAATGCGGTAAGCGCCCTGGGCGAAGTCCACCCTGAACGGATCAACCGGCTTTTTCTCCGGGAGGACCGGCTGCCGGCTTTCACAAAGCTGTGCAAGCAGCTAGCGGAATGGAAACGGCCCTACAAGATCTGCGAGGACGAGGAACTGGAACGGGTCTGCAAGAGCACCCGGCACCAGGGGATAGTTGCCATGATCGAGGAGATCCCGGTGGAGCCCCTGTCCCAAGAGGATCTTGATGCCTGGGCCCGGGAGGGGAAGACGGGGGTCATCCTGTTTTCTGTGGGGAACGATCATAACCTGGGGGCCATAGTCCGGTCCGCCGCTTTTTTCGACGTCCCCTATGTGGTGATCTCCGATACCGACGAGGCTGCCCAGCTTACTACCAGCGCCTACCGGGTTGCCGAGGGGGGCATGGAACACGTGGAGTTCCGGAAACTGAGAAATGTTCCGTTCTTTCTAAAAAGCGCGGGGAAATCCATGGTCATCATCGGGGCGGATCACCGGGCCCGGCTGCGGGTCAGGGACCTGGATCGGGTGATCCGGGAAAAGGCTGCGGCCCTGGGGGAACGGCCGGGCATAGCCTTGGTGGTGGGCAATGAAGAGACGGGGCTGCCGTCTGAAATCAAGGAACGCTGTTCCGCCCTGGTGCGTATCCCCGGCACAGGGGCCATAGAAAGTCTCAACGTTGCCCAGGCGGCGACCCTCTTCTTCCACGAAATCTATGAGCGCTGCTGA